A single window of Pseudomonas benzenivorans DNA harbors:
- a CDS encoding biotin-dependent carboxyltransferase family protein: MSGLRVIKPGPLSLLQDDGRHGWQHLGVSPAGPLDRQAAAWANRLLDNPWGTPLLEIALGYVELEGELDTWLALTGAEAAATLDGRPLPPWSRFAIGAGQRLRLAYAHSGQRAYLAAAGGFHAEAVLGSVSAQAREGLGGLHGTGEPLRAGDRLACRQARFARGLSVPWPYRPDYRATPLLRVITGGDAGSFEAEQLARFFEQTWRLSPQSDRMGARLLGEALQPPKRQWSLGVTRGAIQVPADGKPIILQADHQTMGGYPILGWLHPLDQDRLAQCPPHHKLRFTPVSVADAQAELRTFYRFFGR, from the coding sequence GTGAGCGGCTTGCGGGTTATCAAGCCGGGGCCGCTGAGCCTGCTGCAGGACGACGGTCGCCACGGCTGGCAACACCTCGGCGTATCGCCGGCAGGTCCCCTGGACCGTCAGGCCGCGGCCTGGGCCAACCGCTTGCTGGACAATCCCTGGGGCACGCCGCTGCTGGAGATCGCCCTGGGCTATGTCGAGCTGGAGGGCGAGCTGGACACCTGGCTGGCGCTGACCGGCGCGGAGGCCGCGGCGACCCTCGATGGCCGGCCGCTGCCGCCCTGGTCGCGCTTCGCCATCGGCGCCGGCCAGCGCCTCAGGCTGGCGTACGCCCACAGCGGCCAGCGCGCCTACCTGGCGGCGGCCGGCGGCTTTCACGCCGAGGCGGTGCTGGGCAGCGTCAGTGCCCAGGCGCGCGAGGGGCTGGGCGGTTTGCATGGCACCGGGGAGCCGCTGCGCGCCGGTGACCGCCTGGCCTGCCGCCAGGCCCGCTTCGCCCGTGGGCTCAGCGTGCCCTGGCCCTACCGGCCGGACTACCGGGCGACGCCGCTGCTGCGGGTGATAACCGGCGGCGATGCCGGCAGCTTCGAGGCCGAGCAGCTGGCGCGGTTCTTCGAGCAGACCTGGCGGCTCAGTCCGCAGTCCGACCGCATGGGCGCGCGCCTGCTCGGCGAGGCCCTGCAGCCGCCCAAGCGGCAGTGGTCACTGGGGGTGACGCGGGGGGCGATCCAGGTGCCGGCCGATGGTAAGCCGATCATCCTCCAGGCCGACCACCAGACCATGGGCGGCTACCCGATCCTCGGCTGGCTGCATCCCCTCGATCAGGACCGTCTGGCGCAGTGCCCGCCCCATCACAAGCTGCGCTTCACCCCGGTCAGCGTCGCCGACGCTCAGGCCGAGCTGCGCACCTTCTACCGCTTTTTCGGGCGCTAG
- a CDS encoding peptide ABC transporter ATP-binding protein, protein MSGQANNEAVLSARDLTRHYSVSRGLFQPPASVQALNGVSFELQAGKTLAVVGESGCGKSTLARALTLIEEPSSGSLRIAGQEVAGSSKAQRKQLRRDVQMVFQNPYASLNPRQKIGDQLGEPLLINTDLSRVERREKVQAMMQQVGLRPEHYQRYPHMFSGGQRQRIALARAMMLQPKVLVADEPTSALDVSIQAQVLNLFMDLQEEFNTGYVFISHNLSVVRHVADEVLVMYLGRPAEMGPSEQIYTRPLHPYTQALLSATPAIHPNPLKPKIKIAGELPNPLDPPPGCAFHKRCPYADARCSSELPPLRLIDARQVACHHAERINA, encoded by the coding sequence ATGAGCGGCCAAGCCAACAACGAGGCGGTGCTCAGCGCCCGCGACCTGACCCGCCACTACAGCGTGTCGCGCGGCCTGTTCCAGCCACCGGCCAGCGTCCAGGCGCTCAACGGCGTGTCCTTCGAACTGCAGGCCGGCAAGACCCTGGCCGTGGTCGGCGAATCGGGCTGCGGCAAGTCGACCCTGGCCCGCGCCCTGACCCTGATCGAGGAGCCCAGCTCCGGGTCCCTGCGGATCGCCGGCCAGGAGGTCGCAGGCAGCAGCAAGGCGCAGCGCAAGCAGCTGCGCCGCGACGTGCAGATGGTGTTCCAGAACCCCTATGCCTCGCTCAACCCGCGGCAGAAGATCGGCGACCAGCTGGGCGAACCGCTGCTGATCAACACCGACCTGTCGCGCGTCGAACGGCGCGAGAAGGTGCAGGCGATGATGCAGCAGGTCGGTTTGCGTCCCGAGCACTACCAGCGCTACCCGCACATGTTTTCCGGCGGCCAGCGCCAGCGCATCGCCCTGGCCCGGGCGATGATGCTGCAGCCCAAGGTGCTGGTGGCGGACGAGCCGACCTCGGCGCTGGACGTGTCGATCCAGGCCCAGGTGCTCAACCTGTTCATGGACCTGCAGGAGGAGTTCAACACCGGCTACGTGTTCATCTCCCACAACCTCTCGGTGGTGCGCCACGTCGCCGATGAGGTGCTGGTGATGTACCTCGGCCGCCCGGCCGAGATGGGCCCCAGCGAGCAGATCTACACCCGTCCGCTGCACCCCTACACCCAGGCCCTGCTCTCCGCCACCCCGGCCATCCACCCCAATCCGCTCAAGCCGAAGATCAAGATCGCCGGCGAGCTGCCCAACCCCCTCGATCCGCCGCCGGGTTGCGCCTTCCACAAGCGCTGCCCCTATGCCGACGCGCGTTGCAGCAGCGAGCTGCCGCCGCTGCGCCTGATCGATGCGCGGCAGGTGGCCTGCCACCATGCGGAGCGGATCAACGCCTGA
- the pxpB gene encoding 5-oxoprolinase subunit PxpB yields MIRLEPAGAEALLLVLAEQPDGQLPQRLALLAARIRAELGPLLRDLVPGWTSLLLHYDLTRTDHEQLTARLTPLLDQWLGEPLASEAGRLHEIPIWYAGEDLADVARLCRLSVDQVIELHCAGEYRVGAIGFAPGFAYLGELHERLALPRRASPRTRVPAGSLAIAERQTAVYPQASPGGWHLLGLCPWRLFDARREPPCPLTLGDRVRFVAIDEQTFRAEGGPL; encoded by the coding sequence GTGATCCGCCTCGAGCCGGCCGGCGCCGAGGCCCTGCTGCTGGTGCTGGCGGAGCAGCCCGATGGGCAGTTGCCGCAACGCCTGGCCCTGCTGGCCGCGCGCATCCGCGCGGAACTGGGACCGCTGCTCAGGGACCTGGTGCCCGGCTGGACCAGCCTGCTGCTGCACTACGACCTGACCCGCACCGATCATGAGCAGCTGACCGCGCGGCTGACCCCGTTGCTCGACCAGTGGCTCGGCGAGCCCCTGGCGAGCGAGGCAGGGCGCCTACACGAAATTCCCATCTGGTACGCCGGCGAAGACCTGGCCGACGTGGCGCGGCTGTGCCGGCTCAGCGTCGACCAGGTGATCGAGTTGCACTGCGCCGGCGAGTACCGGGTCGGCGCCATCGGCTTCGCCCCGGGCTTCGCCTACCTCGGCGAGTTGCACGAGCGCCTGGCGCTGCCGCGCCGGGCCAGCCCGCGCACCCGGGTGCCGGCTGGCAGCCTGGCCATCGCCGAACGGCAGACGGCGGTCTACCCGCAGGCCTCGCCCGGTGGCTGGCACCTGCTGGGCCTGTGCCCCTGGCGCCTGTTCGACGCCCGGCGCGAGCCGCCGTGCCCCCTGACGCTTGGCGACCGAGTGCGTTTCGTGGCCATCGACGAACAGACCTTTCGCGCCGAGGGTGGGCCGCTGTGA
- a CDS encoding ABC transporter ATP-binding protein, translated as MSLLQINNLSVRFGDANAVPVVDGLDISVDRGEVLAIVGESGSGKSVTMMALMGLIEAPGRVAADSLQFDGTDMLRLKGKQRRHIVGKDLSMVFQDPMTALNPSFTVGFQIEEVLRQHLGLKGKAARQRALELLEKVEIPGAASRLDAYPHQLSGGMSQRVAIAMAIAAEPKLLIADEPTTALDVTIQAQIMELLLNLQREQDMALVLITHDLAVVAETAQRVCVMYAGQAVEVGRVPQLFDAPAHPYTEALLQAIPEHSLGARRLSTLPGIVPGRYDRPKGCLLSPRCPYAQARCREQRPALEAHGQGAVRCFFPLNLTDEVA; from the coding sequence ATGAGCCTTTTGCAGATCAACAATCTCAGCGTGCGCTTCGGCGACGCCAATGCCGTACCGGTGGTCGACGGCCTGGACATCAGCGTCGATCGCGGCGAGGTGCTGGCCATAGTCGGCGAGTCCGGCTCCGGTAAGTCGGTGACCATGATGGCCCTGATGGGCCTGATCGAGGCCCCCGGCCGGGTCGCCGCCGACAGCCTGCAGTTCGACGGCACCGACATGCTGCGCCTGAAGGGCAAGCAGCGCCGGCACATCGTCGGCAAGGACCTGTCGATGGTCTTCCAGGACCCGATGACCGCGCTCAACCCCAGCTTCACCGTGGGTTTCCAGATCGAGGAGGTGCTGCGCCAGCACCTCGGTCTCAAGGGCAAGGCGGCCCGCCAGCGCGCCCTGGAACTGCTGGAAAAGGTCGAGATCCCCGGCGCCGCCAGCCGCCTCGACGCCTACCCGCACCAGCTCTCCGGCGGCATGAGCCAGCGCGTGGCGATCGCCATGGCGATCGCCGCCGAACCCAAGCTGCTGATCGCCGACGAACCGACCACGGCCCTGGACGTGACCATCCAGGCGCAGATCATGGAACTGCTGCTCAACCTGCAGCGCGAGCAGGACATGGCCCTGGTGCTGATCACCCACGACCTGGCGGTGGTCGCCGAGACCGCCCAACGGGTCTGCGTGATGTACGCCGGGCAAGCGGTCGAGGTCGGCCGTGTGCCGCAGCTGTTCGACGCCCCCGCCCACCCCTACACCGAGGCGCTGCTCCAGGCGATTCCCGAGCACAGCCTGGGCGCGCGGCGCCTGTCCACCCTGCCCGGCATCGTCCCCGGTCGCTACGACCGCCCCAAGGGCTGCCTGCTGTCGCCGCGCTGCCCCTACGCGCAGGCGCGCTGCCGCGAGCAACGGCCGGCGCTGGAGGCCCACGGGCAGGGTGCGGTGCGCTGCTTCTTCCCCCTTAACCTGACTGACGAGGTGGCCTGA
- a CDS encoding 5-oxoprolinase subunit PxpA, whose product MNRRILLNCDMGESFGAWKMGDDDLAMPLVDQANLACGFHAGDPLIMQRTVELAVQHGVRVGAHPSYPDLPGFGRRHVACTPQEVTALVLYQLGALEAFCRAAGTQVAYVKPHGALYNDLVRDDALLAAVLDACALYRKGLPLMVLALADNRRELEFADAADVPLMFEAFADRAYLADGQLAPRRLTDAVHKEPQRILDQGLAIARGEPFADIDGRPLQLCADSLCVHGDNPESLAVLRRLRALLDAA is encoded by the coding sequence TCTGGCCATGCCCCTGGTCGACCAGGCCAACCTGGCCTGCGGCTTCCACGCTGGCGATCCGCTGATCATGCAACGCACCGTCGAGCTGGCGGTACAGCATGGGGTGCGCGTCGGCGCTCACCCGTCCTACCCCGACCTGCCCGGCTTCGGCCGCCGCCATGTCGCCTGCACGCCGCAGGAGGTGACCGCGCTGGTGCTCTATCAGCTCGGTGCGCTGGAGGCCTTCTGCCGCGCCGCGGGCACCCAGGTGGCCTACGTCAAACCCCATGGCGCGTTGTACAACGACCTGGTGCGCGACGACGCCCTGCTGGCCGCGGTGCTGGATGCCTGCGCCCTGTATCGCAAGGGCTTGCCGCTGATGGTGCTGGCGCTGGCCGATAATCGCCGCGAGCTGGAGTTCGCCGATGCCGCCGATGTGCCGCTGATGTTCGAGGCCTTCGCCGACCGCGCCTACCTGGCCGACGGTCAGCTGGCGCCACGGCGCCTGACCGATGCGGTGCACAAGGAGCCGCAGCGCATTCTCGACCAGGGCCTGGCCATCGCCCGCGGCGAGCCCTTCGCCGACATAGACGGCCGGCCGCTGCAGCTCTGCGCCGACAGCCTCTGCGTGCATGGTGACAACCCCGAGTCGCTGGCCGTGCTGCGGCGCCTGCGGGCGCTGCTGGACGCCGCGTGA